The sequence ATCGTGGAGTGGTTTTTGGGATGGGCTTTGGAATCTTGGGCGTTGCTTTGATTTTTTTATTTGATTTGTTTGTACTTAAAAATGGTTTTTGTGGCCATATTTGTCCTATCGGAGCGACATTCTCTTTGATTGGAAAATTTTCTTTGTTGCGTATTAAGCATAATGCTTCAAATTGCACAAAATGTATGGAGTGCATTAAGATCTGCCCAGAGCCTCAGGTGCTTGATATGATTGGCAAAGAATCTGTTCAAGTCAAACAGATGGCTTGCTTGAGATGTGGAAGATGTGTTGAGGTGTGTCAGGATGATGCGCTTAAATTTAGTTTATTAGGAGAGAAAAAATGAAAATGATGAATTTGTTTGTAGTAGGGGGATTATTGGTAAGTTTTGCCTTTGGTGCTAAGAGTATCAGTGAAGATGAGATTGGGTTGAGAAGAACCCCATTGCAAAGTGAAGACAAAACAAAACTCCAAGACTTTAAATATGGTGATAAAGCGCCAGGAGAAAGTCAAGTTTTTGAAAGAGCTTATGAAAATGCTCCACCGATGATTCCTCACGATGTGGAAGGATTGACAGATTTTACTCAAGATAGCAATATGTGTTTGGATTGCCATTCTCCAGAGGTTGCTGCAGATGTGGGTGCGACACCTGTTCCAAAGTCGCATACTTATGATTTGCGACATCAGCAAGCCGTGCAAGATGGAGTGGCTGATAGTCGATGGAATTGCACACAATGTCATGCTCCACAAGCTGATCTTAAGCCTGCGGTTCAAAATAACTTCAAGCCTATCTATCGCTCAAAAGAGAGTAAAAAATCATCTAACCTTCTTGATGTGATCAATGAGGGGGTTCAGTAAAAGAATCTTTGCAAGATCTCAGATCTTGCAAATGATGCCCTATCTGACTTCAGAGCTTTCTGCAATCTGTTCTTCTTGTGTCACGCATTCTTGTTTGGATTCTTGCCCTGAGAATATTATCGTCTTAACTCCTGATGGTTTTCCAACTCTTCATTTTGAGGAGAGTGGATGTATTTTTTGCCAAAAGTGTGTTCAGGCTTGCTATCAGAGTAATGGAGAGCATGGGGGATTTGATCTATCAAAAGAAGAAGTAAATATGAGGGCAGAGATTGATCCAAATGGATGCCTTGCGTGGAATAAATCAATCTGCTTATCTTGCAAAGATATATGTCCGTGCAAGATTGAATTTATGGGGATGTTTTATCCTGAAATTGTGAGTTGTAATGGATGTGGCTTATGTTTATCAAGATGCCCCACAGAAGCAATCAGAATCAAACCATATCAAAAGGAAGAAAAATGAATATTTCAAGTGCAATCGTATATGCCAAAGAGGGGGTGATACAAGCCAAACAAGAGATTGAAAAAATCAAAGGATGTGAAGTGCATCTAATGGATGAGGGGAAAAGGGTGCTTATCATAAGTATTGAGGCAGAAAATATCGAAAAAGAAATGGAGATTTTGAATACAGTCGGTGCTTTGCCTAGTGTTTTGGAAGCCCATCTGCACTATAGCTATAGTGAGGAAGAGCTAGAAAAGGCAAGAGAGAATATTTCAGGTGAAATTTCTCCGATATTAGATGATGAAACGCCAGTTGAAGAGGTGCGATACAGTGGAAGTGTGTATAACCAAATGCACAACGAAACAAAGTAATCAACTATAAATCTCCTCTTTAAAGAGCTTTGATACAATCCCCGCCCATTTAAATAGAGGAAATTAAAGAGGAGTAGAAAATGAAACATGTTTTACTTTTGAATGGAGCAAAGGTATTTGGATCTTCTGGGGGGAAACTCAATACAGCCCTTCATCAACTTGCTAATGAGATTCTCACTCAGCTTGGCTATGAGGTTGAGCAAACTTGTATTGATCAGGGATATACCATCCAAGAAGAAGTGGAGAAAATCTTAAGAGCTGATGTATTGCTCTATCAAATGCCCGCTTGGTGGATGGGTGAGCCTTGGATTGTGAAAAAATATATTGATGAGGTTTTTTTGGGGTTATATGGAAAACTTTTCAGTGGAGATGGACGAAGTCGAGAGGATGAGAGCAAAAAATATGGCACAGGAGGAGGGAGTCATGGGAAAAAGTATCTTTTCTCCACGACTTGGAATGCCCCACTTGAGGCCTTTGTGGAGAAAAATCAGTTTTTTGAGGGGAGGGGAGTGGATGGTGCATTGTTTTCTCTTCATAAAACGCATCAATTTATAGGAATGCAGGCTTTGGAAAGCTTTGCTTGCTATGATGTGGTCAAAAATCCCAAAATCGAACAATATCAAGCTGATTATGCTTTTCATCTCAAAAAAATCTTTAGCTCCAATCAATAAAGCTTGCATTAAAGGTGTAAGTCAAGTCTGTGCTTTAGAGCTAGGTTAGCTTGGCACGATAGAGTTTTTGCGTGCAGTTTTTTGGAGGGAGAAGAGTAAGAGAATCATCACAAGGGCATAGAGGAGCAGGAGGAAGTTTTCTAGGGGATTATAAGAGGCACTTGAAGCCAAAAGACTGCTTACTCCAAAAATACTTTTAGATGAGATGAGCGTCATACTTAGAGTGATGCTAGAAAAAAATAAGATCCTACTCCATTTCCAAAAAAGACTACAAACCCCAAGAAGATAAACTAGTCCTATCATTTTGCTTTGTGTGATAAGTGGGGTATTAAATAAAGCCACAAAAGTATTTTTGGAGTGATTGTTAATAAAAGCTTGGAGATTTGTCCCATATCTGCAAGCAAACAGAAGGATTCCAAAGCACCCAATCACAACAATCACCCAAGAGATGATTTTGAGTAAATCAGTGTGGTGGTCTGAGGTATGGCGATAAAACCATAGTTGAATATACTCAATGGTGTTTTTGAGACTTTCTCTTTTGTTGATTTCTAGCATTTGTGCCGAATCGTTTTGCTTGATGCGAGGAATATATAGCTCTTGTTTTTTATTGGCTCTTTCGTTGTTGATCATATCTTGCTTTGCAATTTGATCAAACTCTCTTGCTTCTTTTTCTAGATTTTTGATTTTTCTCCTGTATTTGAGCTCAAGCTCTTTTGCGTATAGTTCAAGTTTGTGCCATTTTTGAGATTCTAGACTATTTGATTGGGCATTGAGTGTTTCTTTGATGACGCGAAAAGAATCTCTTAGATTGATTGTGTGCTGGATTTGCAGATAAGTTGTTCCTCTACCCTGAAAATCATTTTCTTCACCTCTTTCTTCTTGTGCTTTTTCTTGAATATTTGTTTTAAGAACTTGAAGGGTTAGATGTGAAATATCTACTCCTGTGAAATGGACTAGTTTTGAATCTTTAAAAACACACATTGAAAAACTTGGGGGTTGCATAAAGGTTGCAAAGTAGAAATTAACAGTGTCTAAAAATTGTGAATTGTAAAACAAAGCTTCAGCCATAAAGGAAGAGCGATGGAAACGAATAGCTCCAAAAAATTGAGTCGATGAAAAATCCGCCTTTTGGAAAAAGATAGAATGAGAAAAATCTAAAAATGTTTTACTCTCAAGTGTCATTGCAGAGATAGTGAAATCTTTATTGAACCTGCAATTTGCAAAACCTATACTCTTTCTTACCAAAAGATATCGAAGCCAAACTTCTCTATCAAAATAGGAATTCTTAAAATCGAGTGCTTTAATGAAGTTTCCACTAATCTCTACTTTGTTTTGAAAAAATGTGTTGAAGTCTATAGACTGATTGCAAGCATTTGTCCCAAAAAATGATGAGTAAAAAGCGTGATGGTATTCTTTGACTGCATTTGTGTCTAAATCGCTTGGAATGGTTTTAGAGACTATCCCCCTAAAGTGTATAGAAGTCCAAAAGTTGTAACTATTTAAGCCAAGATAAAGATTTTCTTTTGTGATTATTAAAAAGTCAAAATTGTCATCGAATTTTTCTATATGTTTATAGATTTTTTCAGTGCAGAGATAATCCAAATAGATAGAGTGTCTTAGTTCTTCATCAAAAGGATGACTTGAGGGGGAAGTATAGTAATTGATGAGTATAGGTAGAGGGGTAGGAGATTCAAATTGGACTATTTCAATAGTGAGAATAATGCTATTTCTTTTGTTTTTAAGCCCTTCTCTCTGTGTATCACCAATAGATTTTATTATGGAGAGTTTTTCTGTTTGCATTAGATGTATTCTTCGCATTTTTGGCTTATGCAAGCCTCAACAAAGTGTTTTCCAAAGTCTGTAAGTCTAAATTCCATAAAACGCTTAAGTCCTATTTGTTCTGGGACTTTGTGAGAAAACGCTCCACTACCTTGTTCTATAATTCTTTCACTATAAATAGATTCTTGTTGTTTATATTCCCAACATCCACTCAAATTGAGATTATGTAAGTGGTCGTTATATATCCATAAGTTCTCTTGAAAATCAAGTTTCTCTCTTGGAAATTCATCAAGAAGAGTTTGTTCGTTGATAAAACGATTTTGTTGTTTATCTAAATCCATTTTTGTGTGAAGGCGATACTTTTGTTTTTTGAGCAATACTAGCATCACCGCCTCATCTTTGGAGAGTTGTTCTAAGATTTTAGGGAATGCAGGACTTAGGAATTTTTGCTTAGTTTTATCAATAGAGCTTTTGAGGATATTAAAAAACATTTCCCCTAGCAAGGTTTCATCAGGATTGATTGCCAATCCTGCAAGTGTGGGGAGCAAGATATTGGGTTGAGCTTCTTGTACATTTTTCTCATCGACTTCATTCTCAATTCTTTTGCACCATTTCTTAAATCTCACACCATACGCTCCACATAAAGTAAATGGAGCTAAAATAAGATTTGCAGTTTTTGCCACATCTTCTAGTCTCTTTCCAACTTCCTTCAAAGCTGGTTGAAAGGCATCACGATAAACCTCATTTGCATCAAATTTAATATCAATGTTGAAACCCATTTATAATCCTTTCATCGCTTCTAAAATCCAAGGCAAAACAGTGATCTCTGCCCGATAATCTTAATTTTTGCATTTTTCTCAATCTCTAAGTTTGTAATCTTTTTAATCTTTAGGCTGGCAACTTAGAGTTTGAATGAATTTGCTATCTTATTCATTCCTCAAAACTTCCAATAAATTGACTTGTGAAGCTTTGTGGGCCGGATAGAAAGATGACAAGCATACAATGATTAGTGATCCAATGGCGATCATTACCCCATCTATCCAAGAAAAATCAAGCGGGAGTTTAGTCGTCCCATATACATCTGCAGGAAGCGAGATGATAGGAAAATGTGCAAGAAACTCCATCACCCCAAACCCTAAGCCAAATCCCAAAATGATCCCACCCACGCCCAAAGTCATTCCAATGCCAAAAAAAGCTTTTTTGATCTCTGCTTTGCTTGCCCCCATACTAAGAAGCAGGGCGATCTCTTTGCGTCTATTCATTACTACCATTAAGAGAGAACTGATGATATTGAGCGATGCCATCAAAATAATCAAAAGCAAAACAATAAAAAGTGCGCGTTTCTCTAACTCCATCGCCGAGAAAAGATTGCCATTTTGATGCCACCATCCCTCTACAAAAAACCGATTTTTGAAATTTTGAGCCAAAAAGCTGGAGAGGTCTTTGTAGTCTTTCATGGGATTAGATGAGTTGATATGGATGCCATCATAGAGGTTAGGCTGGATTCCTTTGATTTTGGCTAAGGATTCTAGAGAAGTGTAGCTATATCCACGATCATAGGCTCTAATCCCTGAGTGAAAAAACCCTTTGACTTCAAAGCGTTTCATCGTGGGAGAGAAGCTCAAAGCACTTGGAGAAAGATCAGTAAAAAAGAGCACGACTTTTTGGGCTTTTTGGATTCCATAAGAGGTATAGAAATCCTCACCCATCACGAGAGAAAAGGAGTCTATTTCTTTGCCTTCAAGAGTGCTTTGCAAAATCGGATTGACTTGTCCTTCCAAAACAGAATCAATCCCAAAAATCACGGTTGGAAAGATTCCATATTCAGTTTTGATCATTGCATAAGATTGTAGATATGGGCTGAAGTTGAGGTGAGGAAATTCGATTTGGAGGCGATAGAGGAGATCTTGAGGGATCGCGTTTTTGCCGAGAGTTTTGATATTGAGTGGTGCATTCATGATAAAAATCTTTTCTTGAAGCTCTTTGGAGATCCCATTCATAATCGCCATCGCCACACATAGGACCATCACACCAATAGCGATTCCTAAAAAGGCGATAAGGCTTGTGATAAAGATAAAAGGCTGAGTTTTGTCAAACTTGAGATATTTGGGAAGAAGGAGAGAGGAGAGGCTCATTGAGCTTTCCTAGCGAGTAGTCCTTTTTTTGGCCCACTTTTTCCGTGGCATTGTTTGTATTTTTTTCCACTTCCGCAAGGGCAAAGTTCATTTCTTGCAATCTTGACGCCAAATTTATTTTCATGGTGAGAGGAGGTGAGGTTTTGAGAAAATTCATCTTCTAGATTCTGTAAAGCTTGCTTGTTGGCCTCTTCTTGGTGGGCTTGTAGTTTGATGAGATGGAGGGTTTTGATCGTTTCTGTCTTAATAGAGTTGCGAAGTTCTAAGAAAAGGTTGTAGCTTTCTTTTTTGTATTCTACAAGAGGGTCTTTTTGGTTGTAGCCTCTAAGGCCGATTCCTGTTTTGAGGTTGTCCATCATATAAAGATGCTCTCTCCAAGTACTATCAAGGACTTGGAGATAAATGATACGCTCAATTTCACTTCTTTGATTGAGCTCAAGAGTTTGCATTTTTTCTTCATAACTAGCATTGAGGGTATCGATGATTTTGGCTTGAAGCTCTTCATAGTCTAGATTCTCAAGTCCTTCGATTTTGATTCCAAAGCTTTCTTGGAATTGCACTTGAAGTTTGGGGATATCATAATTTTGATAGTGAATTTCTGGCGTTATATCTAGTTGGAGTAAGAGGTTTTCAACTACAGCTTGACGATCTTCTTTGATTTTGGAATCAATGTCAAAATCTTGATTTAGAAGTTGATTTCTGAGGCGATAGACTGCCTTTCTTTGTTCGTTGGCAACATCATCATATTCCAAAAGATGCTTTCTTGATTCAAAATGCAATCCTTCTACTTTCTTTTGTGCATTTTCAACAGAGCGTGTAACAAGAGAAGATTCGATGTGCTCTCCATCTTTAAGCCCTAATTTTTCCATAATGCCTTTGATTTTGTCGCTTCCAAAGATTCGCAAAAGATTATCTTCAAGGCTAAGATAAAATTGACTCACTCCAGGATCCCCCTGCCGTCCGCTTCTCCCTCTGAGCTGATTGTCAATCCTACGACTTTCATGTCGTTCTGTCCCGATGATATAAAGCCCTCCTAGTTCTTTGATCTCGTCAGTCAGCTTGATATCAACTCCTCGTCCTGCCATATTTGTCGCGATTGTAACTGCTCCCTTATTTCCCGCATCTTTGATGATTTCGGCTTCTTTTGTGTGCTGTTTGGCGTTCAATACAGTGTGAGGGATTCGTTCTTTTTTGAGGAGTTCGTGTAGGATTTCGCTTTTTTCGATGCTTGCTGTTCCCACAAGCACAGGTTGGCCTTTTCTGTGGAGTTCTTTGATTTTTTCAATGACGGCTTGGAATTTCTCTCTTTCGCTTTTATAGATTAAGTCATTGAGATCTTTTCTTTGGATGGGGATATTGGTCGGGATGCTGACAACATCAAGATTGTAGATTTGTAAAAATTCTCCTGCTTCAGTTTGAGCAGTTCCTGTCATCCCTGCAAGCTTGTCATAAAGGCGGAAATAGTTTTGAAAAGTAATATCTGCTAGGGTTTGACTCTCTTCCTTGATCGCAACTTGTTCTTTTGCCTCTATGGCTTGATGAAGTCCTTCGCTAAAGCGTCTGCCCTCACTCAATCGGCCTGTGAATTCATCAACAATCACAACTTCATTGTTTTGCACAACATAGTCTTTGTCTTTGATGAAGAGATAATTTGCCTTGAGTGCTTGATCAAGATGGTGAGCAAGTCCAGCATTTTCGATATTGTAGAGATTATCGACTTTGAATAACTCCTCAGCTCTTTGGATGCCTTCTTCAGTCAAAAGAATGACGCGATTTTTTTCATCGATTGTGAAGTCTTGATCTTTGGTGAGCTTTTGAGCAACTTCATTGGCAATTTGATAATTTTCTAGTTTTTTGTTGGCTGGTCCTGAGATGATAAGCGGAGTTCTTGCCTCATCAATCAAAATAGAATCCACCTCATCAATGATTGCAAAGTAATGATTTTTTTGCACTTTTTGATCAAGGGAATACTTCATATTGTCACGCAAATAATCAAAGCCAAATTCATTGTTTGTCCCATAAACAATATCGCTTGCATAGACTTTGAGTCTTTCCTCTTCATTTGTAGAGGCAGTGATATAGCCGATTGAGTATCCCAAAAATTCATATAACTCTCTTAAGTCTTCTGCGTCTCTTTGAGCTAGATAATCATTGACTGTGACGACATGCACGCTTTTTCCTACCATTGCATTGAGCGCAACAGCTAGTGTCGCCACAAGAGTTTTGCCTTCACCTGTTTTCATTTCAGCAATTTTTCCATCGTGAAGCACCATTCCACCGATAAGTTGGACATCATGATGGCGTTTGTTGTAGATTCTGCGACTTGCTTCACGCGTAATGGCAAAGCTATCATTCAAAACATCTTCAAGGGAGGCTTCTTGATTTTGGACTTTTTGTTTGAGTGCTAAAAAAGCCTCTTGAAGCTCCTGATCTTGCAGGGATTGATAGTGTGATTCTAAGGCATTGATTGCATGGATTCTTTTTTTGTATTTTTTTAGGATTCTTGTGTTGCGTGTTCCAAAAATTGAACCAAAAATGGATGAAAGCATTAAATGACCCCTTGTTGTGATTATTTGGTAGTTTTATTGTCAATTTTAACACAAGCACTATAAAATATTGAAGTTTCATTGTTTGAGAGGATTGAGGAATGCAGAAGTTATTGTTTTGGATATTGAGCGTTGTGATGTGCGTGGGTCTAGATAAAAATATTACAAGCTTGAGGGCAGATTTTGTGCAATATGCGCAAAATTCTCAAGGTGAGGGCGGGGTTTATTATTCTGGATCTCTTGTGGCACTAGCTCCATATGATGCAAAATGGGAATATCAAACTCCAATCCAAAAAATTGTTTATTTAAAAAAGGGAGAACTGATCTCTTATGAACCTTTGCTTTCTCAAGTGGTCTATTTGCAAACCAATCAAAGCATCAATTTTCTCAAAATCATTCAGCGCGCAAAACAGAGTCCAAAAGATTCTGATCTTTATCTTGCTTATGTGGATGGGAAAGAATATGCTTTGATTGTCAAAAATGCAATCCCTCAGAGGTTAGAATACAATGATGAGCTTGGGAATCATATGGTGATCGAGCTTAAAAATGTGCAACTCAATCCAAAGATTCCAAGCAAAGAATTTGAATTTAATCCCCCTAAAGGCGTTGATATTATTCGGCATTAAAATATCCAACACTTTCAAAGATTTGCTAGTATTGCGGGCTTAATCTTAGTCTAGAAAGGGGTTATTTTGAATTATTCAGATACTTTTTTTTCTCTTCTTGTGCCACTTGTGGTGATAGGCCTTGTGCTCCTGAGTAAGAGAATTGTTTTGTCTCTTTTTGTGGGTATTGTTTTGGGTGGGGTGATGATGCATTATGAAAATCCAATAGAGATTTTTGATTATGTCTATCAGAAGGTTTCCTCTGTGTTTTATAGCTATAAAGGTGGGACGCTTGAAGCAAATTGGTATGGAATCTATGTATTTTTGTTTTTGATTATTTTGGGTATTTTGTCTCAAGTTGTGATTTATTCGGGGGGAGTTGGTGCGTTTGTCGCATGGGCTAGAAGAAAGGTCAGAGATACAAAGACCTCTGAATTTGTTGCTTTTTTTGCAGGGATTGTTATTTTTATTGATGACTATTTCAACGCATTGACAGTGGGGCAGATTGCCAAACCTCTTGGAGGGATGTATTCTTCAAGTCGTGAGCGTTTGGCCTATATTATCGATAGCACCTCAGCCCCTGTTTGTGTGATCGTCCCATTTTCAAGCTGGGGGGCTTATATCATTGGAATCTTACAAAGCAATCTCCCCAAAGATTCTAATCACGCGCTGTTTGTTTTACTTGAGAGTATTGGGAGTAATTTTTATGCGTGGTTTGCATTGATTGCTGTATTTTTGACAATTTTATGGCAGATCAATCTTCCCGCGATGCGTCGATATGTCAATGTTGATGTGGCAGAATCTTCCCAAGATCTCTTGCAAAGAGAATCTAAACTTTCGCTTCTACTGATTCCAATTTTTGTCTTGATTGTAGCGATTGTGTTTATGATTTTTTACACAGGGTATAAAGCAAGTAAATCTCTAGAGTTTTTTGAAATGCTTGCCAATACAGACACCGCTTTTGCCTTATTTTGTGGAGGATTGATTGCTCTTGGAGTGTCTTTTGTCCTTTCGCGAAAGGAGATTGCTGAGACAGAGTATTTTGAGATTGTTTTAAAGGGAATCAAATCAATGCTTCCTGCGATTGTGATTTTGGTCCTTGCTTGGGCGATTGCTCCAGTGATTAAGGAGGATTTGCAAACAGGTGTTTATCTTGGCAATCTAGCAAAAACTTATCTTAGTAGCCATAGCTTGGTCTTGCTCCCTGTGTTTTTATTTTTGATTTCAGCTTTTATTTCTTTTAGCACAGGGACAAGTTGGGGATGCTTTGCGATTATGATCCCAATTGCTGTGGAGTTGAGTGCCCAAAGTGGAGGAAATGCGATCATAGCGATTTCAGCAGTGCTTTCTGGTGCGGTTTATGGGGATCATACTTCGCCAATGTCAGATACAACAATTCTTTCCTCCATTGGAGCAGGGTGTTCTTTGCAGAGCCACTTTATGACCCAATTTCCTTATGCGGCAATTGTTGCGTTTTTCTCATTTGTAGCATTTTGTGTTGTTTCCTTGGGAGGAAGCACATTGCTTGCATTTGGTGTAGGAGGAGCATTGCTTGTGGTGAGTTTGTATTATCTATCAAAACGATATGGGGGCGAACTACCTATTAAAAAATAAAAATACATATTGTTTTTAAAAAAATATGAGGGATCTGTGCTTATAATTCTGTGAAAGTTTTCTTTCGCAGAATTTGCTTTAAGGATTCCTCTTGAACTTCGATCAATATCTTTCTATTCTGGTTCCATTGAGTGTTTTTGTTTTGGTTTTTTGGACTAAGCGCATTATTTTGCCTTTATGTGTGGGGATTGTATTGGGTGCTTTTGTTGTGAAATCTTCTAGCCCCCTTGAAATTCCTATCTATATCTTTGAAAAGCTTCTTTCGGTCTTTTATTATGTGGATCAGGGGAAGAGAGAGCTTAATACGCACGCAATTTATATTTTTGTTTTTTTGATGATATTGGGTATTTTGCCTCAAATGTTTTTTTACTCTGGGGGAATTGAGGCATTTGTTTCTTGGGCAAGAAAAAAGGTTAAAGATCGCCGATCTTCAGAATTTTTGATCTTTATAGCAGGGATTGTTATTTTTATCGATGATCAGTTCAATGCTCTCACTCTTGGGAGATCTGTTCGTCCATTGGGTGATGCAAGCAAGATTAGTCGTGAGCGTTTGGCCTATATTATTGATAGCACCTCAGCCCCTGTGTGTATTTTGATCCCATTATCAAGTTGGGGGGCTTATATCATTGGAATCTTAAATGGAAGTCTGCCTCAAGAAGGGTCTCAAAGTGCGCTTGTGACTTTAATCTCAAGTATAGGATTGAATTTTTATGCATGGTTTGCATTGCTTGCTGTGTTTTTAACAATCCTTTGGAGGGTCAATCTTCCTGTGATGCATTGCAATGTCAATGTTGGTATTGAGAAAATGCAAGAGGTTGCACCTTGTGGGAGAATGTCTTCTTTGATTTTTCCTATTGTTGCATTGGCATTTGGGACTTTGGCAATGATTTTTTTGACAGGATATTTGAATTCCAAATCAAGCGATATTGTGACAATCTTAAATCAAGCACAAACGGGCTTTTCGATTTTCTTTGGAGGAGTTCTTGCTCTTGTTGTGAGTTTTTTGACCTCAAAGGGGAAGATTGCAGAGGAAGATTATTATTTGATTTTTAAGCAAGGGATTAAGATCTCTCTTCCTTCTGTTGTGATTTTGATTTTGGCTTGGGCGATTGGAACAATTGTTAGAGATGATTTACAGACGGGGATTTATCTTTCTGATTTTGCAAAAGAGCTTTTGGGCAATAAAAGCTTGGTTCTTATTCCTTTGCTGTTATTTATTGCTTCAATTTTTATTGCTTTTATGACAGGGACAAGTTGGGGATGTTTTGCAGTGATGATTCCTATCGGAGTAGATCTCTCTCTTTCTCTTGGGGGAGATGTATCGTTAGCTTTGGCAGCAGTGCTATCTGGAGCAATTTTTGGGGATCATACATCTCCTATTTCAGATACAACCATTTTGTCATCTGCTGGTACAGGTTGCTCTGTCCAAAGCCATTTTATTACTCAGCTTCCTTATGCAAGCATTGCTGCATTCTCAGCTTTTGTTTCGCTTTTGGTATTGGGGATCTTTGATTCTGTTTTGCTAGCGTTTGTGGTGGGCGGAGGAATGCTTGTGGGAATTTTTTATTTTTTAAAAACCCGCTATAGTCAAGAGCTTCAAATTGTATGATTTGCAAGAATGATGGAGTTTGATTGGGAGGAGTATGGATTCTAGAGTTTTATTTTTGGAATCCAAAAAAGAATGGTTCATTACTTTGGGGGTGATAGGTATTGTTTTTGTTGCGATGCTTGGATGGCGTTTTTGGAATTTTCAGGAATATATCTCTCAAGAGAAGCAAAAGATTCAAGCAAGAGTTTTAAATCAATACTTTAAAAACGACAAATGGGTTTTGAAGCTTAAAGCGCAAAATGGAATGATCTTGTATGCGACAAGTCGTGAAGATCTTAAGAATCTTCAAAATCGCGATATTTCAATGTTTGGAAAGCCAGCCTCGTGTAGCTTTATCCAATCTCTTCAGAGCTGTTTTTTTGTTGTGTTTAGTTTTGATTTATTGCCTAAGGATTGGCGATATGGCTTTTATGATTTTGTGAGCTCACAGCATCAAGATCCAATTTTTTCTCAACTCTATCAAGCTCTCTTTTTTGCCTCTGCTTTGCCAAAAGAGTGGAGGGATTTTGCAAGTGATCTTAAGATTTCTCATCTTTTGGCTATCAGTGGTTTGCATTTGGGAATCTTGGCTTTTTTGTTTTATTGTGTGGTTTCCCCAATTTATCGCTTCTTTCAGGCAAGATACTTTACTTATCGCAATCGTTTTTTTGATGTGGGGATTTTGCTTCATCTCTTTTTATTTGGCTACTTGGTTTTGCTTGATTTTCCTCCTTCTTTTGTGAGGGCTTATGTGATGAGTTTGATGGGCTATTTATTTTTGCTTTATTACTTTCATTTGGTTAATTTTTCTTTTCTTGCATTGTGCGCAATGGTGATTCTTGCTTTATTTCCTCATTTTGTTTTCTCTCTTGGATTTTGGTTTTCTGTTTTGGGTGTGTTTTATATTTTTTTGTTTTTCAGGCACTGCTCTTTTGGGTGGATTTGCAATCTTTGGCTCAAGAGATTTGTGATTTTATGTTTATTAAACCTTGTATTATTTTTTCATATGTTGATTTGGACACATCTCTTTTTTCCTTCTTTTTCTCTTGATTCTTGGCTTGCGATTCCTTTGAGCATTCTTTTTGCTCCGTGGTTTGTGAGTGCATTGTGCTTGCATCTTCTTGGATGGGGTGGGGTATGGGATCAATTTTTGCAAATGTGTTTGCAATTCTCTTCTTTAAAAATATCAGTATCGACACCCTTGTGGTTAGCGATTATGTATGGAAGTCTAAGTTT comes from Helicobacter kayseriensis and encodes:
- a CDS encoding chaperone NapD, whose protein sequence is MNISSAIVYAKEGVIQAKQEIEKIKGCEVHLMDEGKRVLIISIEAENIEKEMEILNTVGALPSVLEAHLHYSYSEEELEKARENISGEISPILDDETPVEEVRYSGSVYNQMHNETK
- a CDS encoding nitrate reductase cytochrome c-type subunit — protein: MKMMNLFVVGGLLVSFAFGAKSISEDEIGLRRTPLQSEDKTKLQDFKYGDKAPGESQVFERAYENAPPMIPHDVEGLTDFTQDSNMCLDCHSPEVAADVGATPVPKSHTYDLRHQQAVQDGVADSRWNCTQCHAPQADLKPAVQNNFKPIYRSKESKKSSNLLDVINEGVQ
- a CDS encoding 4Fe-4S dicluster domain-containing protein; this encodes MRGFSKRIFARSQILQMMPYLTSELSAICSSCVTHSCLDSCPENIIVLTPDGFPTLHFEESGCIFCQKCVQACYQSNGEHGGFDLSKEEVNMRAEIDPNGCLAWNKSICLSCKDICPCKIEFMGMFYPEIVSCNGCGLCLSRCPTEAIRIKPYQKEEK
- a CDS encoding ABC transporter permease; its protein translation is MSLSSLLLPKYLKFDKTQPFIFITSLIAFLGIAIGVMVLCVAMAIMNGISKELQEKIFIMNAPLNIKTLGKNAIPQDLLYRLQIEFPHLNFSPYLQSYAMIKTEYGIFPTVIFGIDSVLEGQVNPILQSTLEGKEIDSFSLVMGEDFYTSYGIQKAQKVVLFFTDLSPSALSFSPTMKRFEVKGFFHSGIRAYDRGYSYTSLESLAKIKGIQPNLYDGIHINSSNPMKDYKDLSSFLAQNFKNRFFVEGWWHQNGNLFSAMELEKRALFIVLLLIILMASLNIISSLLMVVMNRRKEIALLLSMGASKAEIKKAFFGIGMTLGVGGIILGFGLGFGVMEFLAHFPIISLPADVYGTTKLPLDFSWIDGVMIAIGSLIIVCLSSFYPAHKASQVNLLEVLRNE
- a CDS encoding Abi-alpha family protein; the protein is MGFNIDIKFDANEVYRDAFQPALKEVGKRLEDVAKTANLILAPFTLCGAYGVRFKKWCKRIENEVDEKNVQEAQPNILLPTLAGLAINPDETLLGEMFFNILKSSIDKTKQKFLSPAFPKILEQLSKDEAVMLVLLKKQKYRLHTKMDLDKQQNRFINEQTLLDEFPREKLDFQENLWIYNDHLHNLNLSGCWEYKQQESIYSERIIEQGSGAFSHKVPEQIGLKRFMEFRLTDFGKHFVEACISQKCEEYI
- a CDS encoding NAD(P)H-dependent oxidoreductase, encoding MKHVLLLNGAKVFGSSGGKLNTALHQLANEILTQLGYEVEQTCIDQGYTIQEEVEKILRADVLLYQMPAWWMGEPWIVKKYIDEVFLGLYGKLFSGDGRSREDESKKYGTGGGSHGKKYLFSTTWNAPLEAFVEKNQFFEGRGVDGALFSLHKTHQFIGMQALESFACYDVVKNPKIEQYQADYAFHLKKIFSSNQ
- a CDS encoding pentapeptide repeat-containing protein; this encodes MRRIHLMQTEKLSIIKSIGDTQREGLKNKRNSIILTIEIVQFESPTPLPILINYYTSPSSHPFDEELRHSIYLDYLCTEKIYKHIEKFDDNFDFLIITKENLYLGLNSYNFWTSIHFRGIVSKTIPSDLDTNAVKEYHHAFYSSFFGTNACNQSIDFNTFFQNKVEISGNFIKALDFKNSYFDREVWLRYLLVRKSIGFANCRFNKDFTISAMTLESKTFLDFSHSIFFQKADFSSTQFFGAIRFHRSSFMAEALFYNSQFLDTVNFYFATFMQPPSFSMCVFKDSKLVHFTGVDISHLTLQVLKTNIQEKAQEERGEENDFQGRGTTYLQIQHTINLRDSFRVIKETLNAQSNSLESQKWHKLELYAKELELKYRRKIKNLEKEAREFDQIAKQDMINNERANKKQELYIPRIKQNDSAQMLEINKRESLKNTIEYIQLWFYRHTSDHHTDLLKIISWVIVVIGCFGILLFACRYGTNLQAFINNHSKNTFVALFNTPLITQSKMIGLVYLLGVCSLFWKWSRILFFSSITLSMTLISSKSIFGVSSLLASSASYNPLENFLLLLYALVMILLLFSLQKTARKNSIVPS